Proteins encoded in a region of the candidate division KSB1 bacterium genome:
- a CDS encoding PA14 domain-containing protein, with the protein MRRTAFFSVFLTICFSVSPSLSQKLNFTTHWVGNTFGGKDQKWVQNYIDEIEIAGDTVYTESYWDEAGRVCGWYYDGTVDPGLMKWESTPEECWGWNTGGYALAVDKRYVYIGNCAGSLLRFDRKNKHRFVDRIKMFDTGAVGMHARFDTLYALFEDGHIQKRPTAKLKEMTIIATVPNARDITVDDRNTLWILAGDEIRNYSTRGEYLGRSIVEKGWQPYSIAVDHQGLLMVTDNSVFQVKFYDIAGEPKLVKTFGIEGGIGAGTPGAYGPQKFWRLTGAVTDADGNIYVAMDDEGTGIRKFNPNGELVWELYGLHFVDVVDVDPASDGRDLYGVNEHMTFDFDKKPGESWALAGITLDRLRSPDDPRISSDGTEWLAGNFMRRIDGHLLMYATRQTAGTLYVYRFDHDVALLSSTFSGLGWAFEPDDWGNIWYYDSSARFIKRIPLLGFDDNGEPVFGAAVSVAPIPAPFDDIERIEYDVDSDVMFIGGDTPQNPETSWGLMGSVLARYPNWSEGNRIADRQKVMPLDDDHLAPASMDMYEDYVFTVMVKSTGGVPSMVTVFRVDDLSKVGNMWPGPEVGGISGWTDIAYGIRAYKRSNGQYMVMVEEDYRGKVLVYLWDPPAGNLQKPQITLLEPEAGASFDAAPPSLTIRADASDADGSVVTVKFYIDDRFVGQDQNGTDGWSFTCREPLVVGMHTITARAFDNSGKARAAKPIKIFVRGTAGPFYGKPTVLPGTIQAEDFDHGGEGVGYHDADEINQGGAYRFEGVDIFLCSDSGNGYHVDQFEAGEWLQYTADVMTTGYYDLLFRVNSQSDQGSFSLYQNGRALVENLVVPNTGGLWQDVVIDSVRLEAGVQTWRFVCTQGGFKFNYFRVTAVGTGSIFREYWLNVQGTSVAQIPLHLPPDGRERLDRFEGPADWRDNYASRIRGYLHPPADGVYTFYIASDDNSQLYLSADENPINKKLIASVNDWTNPREWKKYGSQRSAGIELKAGRKYYIEALHKEGGGGDNLAVGWQTAGKPIEVIDALYLSPFRSPFCDLVIGEIIWRPTKPTPSEPTHFTVIVRNLGDVAKPAGTPFVVHFIVDGRLAAVGRGPIEEILPYSEVRVEAETGIMLADGPHVITVVVDAEDAVKENDEGNNRRSITLFSGLRPPDQPSSIVPGIYYEYYLGSWEKLPDFDSLTPRKTGILEKFDLPKNHAGDNFGVRYIGYIDIKQEGEYTFYTQSDDGSRLLIGGFEVVNNDGLHGFEEKSGVIPLQTGLHRIVVEFFEAGGDEALTVSYKGPNVSKRVIPKTVLFTDASLAAVKEIDSLPLVFALHPNYPNPFNPSTVIAYDLPKATNVKLTVFDLLGRTIITLVDKPQPAGRYRVEWPGVDAQGTPVAAGIYFCRLEAGDFCATIKMVLVK; encoded by the coding sequence GTGAGGCGGACGGCATTTTTTTCTGTTTTTCTCACCATTTGTTTTTCAGTTTCACCCTCATTATCACAAAAATTAAACTTTACCACCCATTGGGTCGGCAACACCTTCGGCGGTAAAGACCAAAAATGGGTGCAAAATTACATCGACGAGATCGAAATCGCCGGCGACACGGTCTATACCGAAAGTTACTGGGATGAAGCCGGCCGCGTCTGCGGCTGGTACTACGACGGCACTGTCGATCCAGGGTTGATGAAATGGGAATCGACACCGGAGGAGTGCTGGGGCTGGAATACCGGCGGTTATGCCTTGGCGGTCGACAAACGCTATGTCTACATCGGCAACTGCGCCGGCAGCCTGCTGCGCTTCGATAGAAAAAATAAGCATCGTTTCGTTGACCGCATTAAGATGTTCGATACCGGCGCCGTCGGTATGCATGCTCGTTTCGACACGCTCTACGCGCTCTTTGAGGACGGGCATATTCAAAAGCGGCCGACCGCAAAGCTCAAAGAGATGACGATCATCGCTACGGTGCCGAACGCGCGCGACATTACCGTCGATGACCGCAACACGCTGTGGATTTTGGCCGGCGACGAAATACGCAACTATTCGACTCGGGGCGAATATCTTGGTCGAAGCATCGTTGAAAAAGGATGGCAGCCCTATTCGATAGCCGTCGATCATCAAGGGCTGCTGATGGTGACGGACAACTCGGTCTTTCAAGTAAAATTTTACGACATTGCCGGAGAGCCCAAGCTCGTAAAAACCTTCGGCATTGAAGGCGGCATCGGCGCGGGAACCCCTGGCGCTTACGGCCCGCAAAAATTCTGGCGCCTGACCGGAGCGGTTACGGATGCGGACGGAAACATCTATGTCGCCATGGATGATGAGGGCACCGGTATCCGCAAATTTAACCCGAACGGCGAATTGGTGTGGGAACTGTACGGTTTACACTTTGTCGACGTCGTTGACGTTGATCCCGCTTCCGACGGCCGCGACCTTTACGGCGTCAACGAGCATATGACCTTCGATTTCGACAAAAAGCCTGGTGAGAGTTGGGCTCTGGCCGGTATTACGCTCGACCGCTTGCGCAGTCCCGACGATCCGCGTATTTCCAGCGACGGCACCGAATGGCTGGCCGGAAACTTTATGCGCCGAATCGACGGTCACCTGCTCATGTACGCCACCCGTCAGACAGCCGGAACGCTCTATGTCTATCGCTTTGATCATGATGTTGCGCTGTTATCGAGTACTTTCTCCGGCCTCGGCTGGGCCTTTGAGCCGGATGATTGGGGAAACATCTGGTATTACGACTCGAGCGCGCGGTTTATCAAGCGTATTCCGCTGCTCGGATTTGACGATAACGGCGAGCCTGTGTTCGGCGCCGCTGTTTCGGTTGCACCCATTCCTGCGCCCTTTGACGACATCGAGCGCATCGAATATGATGTCGATTCCGACGTGATGTTTATCGGCGGAGATACGCCCCAGAATCCGGAAACCAGTTGGGGGTTGATGGGCAGCGTTCTGGCGCGCTATCCCAATTGGAGCGAAGGCAATCGCATTGCCGATCGGCAGAAAGTGATGCCGTTGGATGACGATCATTTGGCGCCCGCAAGCATGGATATGTACGAAGATTACGTCTTTACCGTCATGGTCAAGTCTACCGGCGGCGTTCCGTCTATGGTAACTGTATTTAGGGTCGATGATCTGTCCAAGGTGGGAAACATGTGGCCGGGTCCGGAAGTCGGCGGCATCAGCGGCTGGACTGACATCGCCTACGGCATCCGTGCTTACAAGCGCTCGAACGGCCAATATATGGTTATGGTCGAAGAAGATTACCGCGGCAAGGTGTTGGTCTATTTGTGGGATCCGCCTGCCGGCAATCTGCAGAAACCGCAGATTACGCTGCTAGAACCCGAGGCAGGCGCTTCTTTTGATGCTGCGCCTCCTTCTTTGACCATACGCGCCGACGCCTCGGATGCCGACGGTTCGGTGGTTACCGTCAAATTCTACATCGATGATCGCTTTGTCGGACAAGACCAAAACGGCACCGACGGTTGGTCATTCACCTGCCGCGAACCTCTCGTCGTCGGAATGCACACGATCACGGCGCGTGCATTCGACAACTCCGGTAAAGCGCGCGCCGCCAAGCCGATCAAGATTTTTGTCAGAGGAACCGCCGGCCCCTTTTACGGTAAACCGACGGTGCTGCCCGGGACGATCCAAGCCGAAGATTTCGACCATGGCGGTGAAGGGGTCGGGTATCATGATGCGGATGAAATCAATCAGGGCGGCGCTTATCGTTTCGAGGGCGTGGATATCTTTTTGTGCAGCGACAGCGGCAACGGTTATCACGTCGATCAATTCGAGGCAGGCGAATGGCTACAATATACGGCGGACGTAATGACCACAGGCTACTATGATCTTCTCTTTCGAGTCAACTCGCAATCGGACCAAGGAAGCTTTTCTCTGTACCAAAACGGCCGTGCCTTGGTGGAAAACCTTGTCGTGCCGAACACCGGCGGCCTTTGGCAGGATGTCGTCATCGACAGCGTCCGACTGGAAGCCGGCGTTCAAACTTGGCGATTCGTTTGCACGCAGGGCGGCTTCAAGTTCAACTACTTTAGGGTGACCGCCGTCGGTACCGGCAGTATTTTCCGCGAATATTGGCTGAATGTTCAAGGAACTTCAGTGGCGCAAATTCCGCTTCATCTGCCTCCGGACGGTCGTGAGCGTTTGGATCGCTTCGAAGGTCCGGCCGACTGGCGTGACAACTATGCTTCACGCATTCGCGGCTATCTGCATCCCCCTGCCGACGGCGTTTATACTTTTTACATTGCGAGCGACGATAACAGTCAGCTTTACCTGAGCGCCGACGAAAATCCGATCAATAAAAAACTGATCGCTTCGGTTAATGACTGGACCAATCCGCGTGAGTGGAAGAAATATGGTTCTCAGCGGTCGGCCGGAATCGAACTTAAGGCGGGCCGTAAATATTATATCGAAGCGCTGCACAAGGAGGGCGGCGGGGGCGACAATTTAGCCGTCGGTTGGCAAACTGCCGGCAAACCCATCGAAGTCATCGACGCCCTGTATCTGTCGCCTTTCCGAAGCCCGTTCTGCGATCTGGTGATCGGCGAGATCATCTGGCGGCCGACCAAACCGACACCGAGCGAACCGACCCATTTTACGGTGATTGTTAGAAACCTCGGCGATGTCGCCAAACCGGCGGGTACACCCTTTGTCGTGCATTTTATCGTCGACGGCCGACTCGCCGCTGTCGGCCGTGGTCCAATCGAAGAAATTTTACCCTATAGTGAAGTACGCGTGGAAGCGGAAACAGGGATTATGCTTGCCGACGGCCCGCACGTCATCACCGTTGTCGTGGACGCGGAGGATGCGGTTAAAGAGAACGATGAAGGCAACAATCGCCGCTCGATTACGCTGTTCAGCGGCTTGAGGCCGCCGGACCAGCCGAGCAGCATTGTTCCGGGCATTTATTACGAATACTATCTGGGCAGTTGGGAAAAGCTGCCGGATTTCGACAGCTTGACGCCGCGCAAAACCGGTATTTTGGAAAAATTCGATCTGCCGAAGAATCACGCCGGCGACAATTTCGGCGTCCGCTATATCGGCTATATCGACATTAAACAAGAGGGGGAATACACATTCTATACCCAATCCGACGACGGCAGTCGGCTGTTGATCGGGGGATTTGAAGTGGTCAATAACGACGGCCTGCACGGTTTTGAGGAAAAATCGGGCGTCATTCCGCTGCAGACAGGTCTGCACCGCATCGTCGTCGAGTTTTTCGAAGCCGGCGGCGACGAGGCGCTGACGGTCTCGTACAAAGGACCGAACGTCTCCAAACGGGTCATTCCCAAAACCGTGCTATTCACCGATGCTTCATTGGCGGCGGTCAAAGAAATCGACAGTTTACCGCTTGTGTTTGCTCTGCACCCGAACTACCCGAATCCGTTCAATCCGTCGACCGTCATTGCCTATGATCTACCGAAAGCAACAAACGTCAAACTGACGGTTTTCGATCTGCTGGGACGCACGATAATCACCTTGGTGGATAAACCGCAGCCGGCAGGCCGCTATCGAGTCGAATGGCCTGGGGTCGACGCACAGGGAACGCCGGTTGCCGCCGGCATCTATTTCTGCCGCCTCGAGGCTGGTGATTTTTGTGCAACGATCAAGATGGTGTTGGTCAAATAA
- a CDS encoding DUF4038 domain-containing protein: MVHFKFSLVLSAVLLTLMCYGIQVIAQPAETSSEKKSTVIESNCVAEITFRSILNYADPFNGVTLDVVFTDPQGVERTVPAFWAGEEVWRVRYASPLAGIHTFRSRCSDEQNSGLHGVSGRIVVKPYTVENPLYRHGPIRVADDRRHFAYGDGTPFFWLGDTWWMALVKRLHWPNEFAELVADRKAKGYTVVQLTAGLYGDLDQNFDERAEGDGGFPWTQDFQRINPKYFEEADKRIFYLVEQGIVPCIVGSWGYWLNWLGEEKMKQHWRYLIARWGALPVVWCAAGETGMPWYLDPQPDIGAQRNAWTPIVKYIRDTDPFRRMLTTHPMHAARARDEVRDPYLLDFDMQQSGHGTMPQGQAEIALSGWNYEPVMPSISGEARYENLTIKREWTSPEENLADFEGLAMLGTRQARGAFWAHLLNSGCAGHTYGASGTFQFNREDWKFGQGFSGVDWGKTTWRDAMNLPGSKQLGLAKAMLMTLPWHRMSPAVDLAQGAVSAAMDDAKTCAVIYTERDAVTVDLAQFAGKVSVRWFDPTNGEWVSIAKKAFQNKGSKTFKTPQRNAAGDPDWVVVITSLQK; the protein is encoded by the coding sequence ATGGTGCATTTTAAATTTTCTTTAGTACTTTCAGCCGTGCTCCTCACCTTGATGTGTTACGGAATACAGGTTATCGCTCAACCAGCCGAAACGTCAAGCGAAAAAAAGTCCACGGTCATTGAAAGCAATTGCGTCGCCGAAATAACCTTTCGATCGATTTTAAATTACGCCGACCCATTCAATGGCGTTACGTTGGACGTAGTCTTTACTGATCCGCAAGGCGTCGAGCGCACCGTTCCGGCATTTTGGGCCGGCGAAGAGGTTTGGCGAGTCAGGTACGCTTCGCCGCTCGCGGGCATCCATACCTTTCGCAGCCGCTGCAGTGATGAGCAGAATTCCGGTCTTCATGGCGTCAGCGGCAGAATCGTGGTAAAACCCTATACCGTAGAGAATCCGCTCTATCGCCACGGCCCTATCCGGGTTGCCGATGACCGTCGCCATTTTGCGTACGGCGACGGCACGCCCTTTTTTTGGCTTGGCGATACCTGGTGGATGGCTTTGGTCAAACGGCTGCACTGGCCGAATGAGTTTGCCGAGCTTGTCGCAGACCGCAAAGCCAAGGGGTACACCGTGGTGCAGCTTACGGCCGGATTGTACGGCGATCTCGATCAGAATTTTGACGAAAGGGCGGAGGGCGACGGCGGCTTTCCGTGGACGCAGGATTTTCAGCGCATTAATCCCAAATACTTTGAAGAAGCTGACAAGCGCATCTTTTATTTGGTTGAACAAGGTATTGTGCCGTGTATCGTCGGCAGCTGGGGCTATTGGCTCAATTGGTTGGGTGAGGAAAAGATGAAGCAGCACTGGCGCTATTTGATCGCCCGCTGGGGGGCGCTGCCGGTGGTGTGGTGCGCCGCCGGCGAAACCGGCATGCCGTGGTACCTCGATCCGCAGCCGGACATTGGAGCCCAGCGAAACGCATGGACCCCGATCGTGAAATATATTCGGGATACTGATCCGTTTCGCCGCATGCTGACCACGCACCCCATGCACGCCGCCCGCGCACGCGACGAAGTCAGAGACCCATATCTGCTCGATTTCGATATGCAGCAGAGCGGACACGGAACTATGCCCCAGGGACAAGCGGAGATCGCCCTGTCCGGTTGGAATTACGAACCGGTCATGCCGTCGATCAGCGGCGAGGCGCGCTATGAGAACCTAACCATTAAACGCGAATGGACCTCGCCGGAGGAAAATCTAGCCGATTTTGAAGGCTTGGCCATGCTGGGCACACGGCAGGCGCGCGGCGCGTTTTGGGCCCATCTGCTCAACAGCGGTTGCGCCGGGCATACCTACGGCGCCTCCGGTACCTTTCAGTTCAATCGCGAGGATTGGAAATTTGGACAAGGGTTTTCCGGTGTCGATTGGGGTAAAACGACCTGGCGCGATGCCATGAATCTACCCGGCTCAAAACAATTGGGACTGGCCAAAGCCATGCTGATGACTTTGCCGTGGCATCGCATGTCGCCGGCAGTCGATTTGGCGCAAGGCGCCGTCAGCGCCGCCATGGATGACGCCAAAACCTGCGCAGTAATTTACACCGAAAGAGATGCCGTAACGGTGGACTTGGCGCAGTTTGCCGGAAAAGTAAGCGTCAGGTGGTTCGATCCTACCAACGGCGAGTGGGTATCGATCGCAAAGAAAGCTTTTCAAAACAAAGGCAGCAAAACCTTTAAAACTCCACAACGCAACGCCGCCGGCGACCCGGACTGGGTGGTGGTGATAACGTCATTACAAAAATAA